Proteins encoded by one window of Salvia splendens isolate huo1 chromosome 5, SspV2, whole genome shotgun sequence:
- the LOC121803243 gene encoding dirigent protein 23-like, with translation MKIQNQISCLIILASTIAYSAQAQSNDRSTWAKRVDSGNQVITTLQFYFHDKLSGQIPSAIQIAQPLQSGTSPNLFGNLLMIDDALTVGPDPSSKLVGRARGMYGSAGQTEMNLIMALSYVFTDGIYDGSSLSLLSINSVMNSPREMSVVGGTGLFRLARGYAIAQTYSANASGDAIVGYNVTIATNI, from the coding sequence ATGAAAATCCAAAATCAAATTTCATGTCTCATAATTCTTGCTTCAACCATAGCCTATTCGGCTCAAGCCCAAAGTAACGACCGATCGACATGGGCCAAGCGAGTTGACTCAGGCAATCAAGTGATCACAACTCTCCAATTCTATTTCCACGACAAACTCAGTGGGCAAATCCCAAGTGCAATCCAAATAGCTCAACCTTTACAAAGTGGCACCTCGCCCAATCTCTTCGGGAACCTCTTGATGATCGATGATGCGTTAACCGTTGGGCCTGACCCGTCTTCAAAGCTCGTGGGTCGTGCCCGGGGGATGTATGGGTCAGCCGGGCAGACCGAGATGAACTTAATCATGGCACTTAGCTACGTTTTCACTGATGGGATATATGATGGGAGCTCTTTGAGCCTTCTTAGTATCAATTCAGTGATGAATTCGCCGCGGGAGATGTCTGTTGTGGGTGGGACCGGGCTTTTCCGGCTGGCCCGCGGCTATGCCATCGCACAGACCTATTCGGCCAATGCTAGCGGCGACGCCATTGTTGGGTACAATGTTACTATTGCTACCAATATTTGA
- the LOC121803196 gene encoding dirigent protein 23-like encodes MELQNLTITLVIILVSNIFTCVQSQTSDQTLWAKRNETGKEVITALQFYFHDVVSGPNATATRIAQAAETNASSTQFGGLWMVDDPLTEGPEPSSKLIGRARGLYGSAGQTDFGLIMALSYVFTDGVYDGSSFSLLSFNPVMKSGREMAVVGGTGLFRLARGYAIANTYQANASGDAIVGYNVTIITYV; translated from the coding sequence ATGGAACTTCAAAATCTTACTATCACACTTGTAATTATTCTTGTTTCCAACATTTTCACATGTGTTCAATCCCAGACAAGTGATCAAACCCTATGGGCCAAGCGCAACGAAACCGGAAAGGAAGTGATCACAGCCCTGCAATTCTACTTCCACGACGTCGTTAGCGGCCCGAACGCCACAGCTACTCGGATCGCCCAGGCTGCCGAAACCAACGCCTCGTCCACCCAGTTTGGTGGTCTATGGATGGTCGATGACCCATTGACCGAAGGGCCCGAGCCATCGTCCAAGCTCATCGGGCGGGCCCGGGGCCTATATGGGTCGGCCGGGCAGACCGACTTTGGGCTTATCATGGCCCTTAGCTATGTCTTTACTGATGGCGTCTATGATGGTAGCTCGTTTAGCCTTCTTAGTTTCAACCCGGTTATGAAATCTGGCCGGGAGATGGCCGTGGTCGGAGGCACCGGGCTTTTTCGGCTTGCCCGGGGATACGCGATTGCGAATACGTACCAAGCTAATGCTAGCGGAGATGCTATTGTTGGATACAATGTTACTATTATTACTTATGTTTAA